A section of the Neorhizobium galegae bv. orientalis str. HAMBI 540 genome encodes:
- the fusA gene encoding elongation factor G: protein MAREYKIEDYRNFGIMAHIDAGKTTTTERILYYTGKSHKIGEVHDGAATMDWMEQEQERGITITSAATTTFWKGRDGKMRRFNIIDTPGHVDFTIEVERSLRVLDGAVALLDANAGVEPQTETVWRQADKYKVPRLIFCNKMDKTGADFYRSVEMIKTRLGATAVVCQLPIGAETEFKGIVDLIEMNALVWRDESLGAQWDVVEIPEDLKARAEEFREKMIETVVDIDEEAMENYLNGVMPDNDKIRALIRRGTIDVKFFPMFCGSAFKNKGVQPLLDAVVEFLPSPADIPAIKGIDVKTEAEIDRHPDDTEPLSMLAFKIMNDPFVGSLTFCRIYSGKLEKGAALLNTVKEKRERVGRMLQMHSNSREDIEEAFAGDIVALAGLKETTTGDTLCDPLKPVILERMEFPEPVIQIAIEPKSKGDQEKMGLALNRLAAEDPSFRVKTDEESGQTIIAGMGELHLDILVDRMRREFKVEATVGAPQVAYRETITRKHEEDYTHKKQSGGTGQFARVKIVFEPNPDGDDFKFESKIVGGSVPKEYIPGVQKGIESVLSSGPLAGFPMLGVKATLIDGAYHDVDSSVLAFEIASRACFREASKKAGAQLLEPMMKVEVVTPEDYVGDVIGDLNSRRGQIQGQESRGIAVVINAHVPLANMFKYVDNLRSMSQGRAQYSMTFDHYAPVPTNVANEIQAKYSGQK from the coding sequence ATGGCTCGCGAATATAAAATCGAAGACTACCGCAATTTCGGTATCATGGCGCATATCGACGCCGGCAAGACCACGACCACCGAGCGTATCCTTTATTACACCGGCAAGTCGCACAAGATCGGCGAAGTTCACGACGGCGCAGCCACGATGGACTGGATGGAGCAGGAGCAGGAGCGTGGCATCACGATCACCTCTGCTGCGACCACGACCTTCTGGAAGGGCCGCGACGGCAAGATGCGCCGCTTCAACATCATCGACACCCCCGGCCACGTCGACTTCACCATCGAAGTCGAACGTTCGCTGCGCGTGCTCGACGGTGCTGTTGCTCTGCTCGACGCCAATGCCGGCGTTGAGCCGCAGACGGAAACTGTCTGGCGTCAGGCCGACAAATACAAGGTTCCGCGCCTGATCTTCTGCAACAAGATGGACAAGACCGGCGCCGATTTCTATCGCTCGGTCGAGATGATCAAGACGCGCCTCGGCGCGACTGCGGTTGTCTGCCAGTTGCCGATCGGTGCTGAAACCGAATTCAAGGGCATCGTCGATCTGATCGAGATGAACGCTCTCGTCTGGCGCGATGAATCGCTCGGCGCCCAGTGGGACGTCGTCGAAATCCCGGAAGACCTGAAGGCTCGTGCCGAAGAATTCCGCGAAAAGATGATCGAGACGGTTGTCGACATCGACGAAGAAGCCATGGAAAACTATCTGAACGGCGTCATGCCGGACAACGATAAGATCCGTGCGCTCATCCGTCGCGGCACGATCGACGTCAAGTTCTTCCCGATGTTCTGCGGCTCTGCCTTCAAGAACAAGGGCGTTCAGCCTCTCCTCGACGCCGTCGTCGAATTCCTGCCGTCGCCGGCAGACATTCCGGCCATCAAGGGCATCGACGTCAAGACCGAAGCCGAAATCGACCGTCATCCCGATGACACCGAGCCGCTTTCGATGCTGGCGTTCAAGATCATGAACGACCCCTTCGTCGGTTCGCTGACCTTCTGCCGTATCTATTCGGGCAAGCTCGAAAAGGGCGCTGCTCTGTTGAACACGGTCAAGGAAAAGCGCGAGCGCGTCGGCCGCATGCTGCAGATGCACTCGAACTCCCGTGAAGATATCGAAGAAGCCTTCGCCGGCGACATCGTCGCTCTCGCAGGTCTCAAGGAAACCACCACGGGCGACACGCTCTGCGATCCGCTGAAGCCGGTCATCCTCGAGCGCATGGAATTCCCCGAGCCGGTCATCCAGATCGCCATCGAGCCGAAGTCCAAGGGCGACCAGGAAAAGATGGGCCTCGCGCTCAACCGCCTGGCTGCCGAAGATCCGTCCTTCCGCGTGAAGACCGACGAAGAGTCCGGCCAGACGATCATCGCCGGCATGGGTGAACTTCACCTCGACATCCTCGTCGACCGCATGCGTCGCGAGTTCAAGGTCGAAGCCACCGTCGGTGCTCCGCAGGTTGCTTATCGCGAAACCATCACGCGCAAGCACGAAGAAGATTACACACACAAGAAGCAGTCCGGTGGTACCGGCCAGTTCGCGCGCGTCAAGATCGTCTTCGAACCGAACCCGGACGGCGACGATTTCAAGTTCGAGTCCAAGATCGTCGGCGGATCTGTTCCGAAGGAATACATCCCGGGCGTCCAGAAGGGCATCGAAAGCGTTCTGTCTTCCGGTCCGTTGGCTGGCTTCCCGATGCTGGGCGTTAAGGCGACGCTCATCGACGGTGCCTACCATGACGTCGACTCCTCGGTTCTGGCATTCGAAATCGCGTCTCGCGCCTGCTTCCGTGAAGCGTCGAAGAAGGCCGGTGCCCAGCTCCTCGAGCCGATGATGAAGGTCGAAGTCGTCACTCCGGAAGATTACGTCGGTGACGTTATCGGTGACCTGAACTCCCGTCGTGGCCAGATCCAGGGCCAGGAATCGCGCGGCATCGCCGTCGTGATCAACGCCCATGTGCCGCTCGCGAACATGTTCAAGTACGTCGACAACCTGCGCTCCATGTCCCAGGGCCGCGCGCAGTATTCGATGACCTTCGATCACTACGCACCGGTTCCGACCAACGTCGCAAACGAAATCCAGGCTAAGTACTCCGGTCAGAAGTGA
- the tuf gene encoding elongation factor Tu, which produces MAKSKFERNKPHVNIGTIGHVDHGKTSLTAAITKYFGEYKAYDQIDAAPEEKARGITISTAHVEYETTARHYAHVDCPGHADYVKNMITGAAQMDGAILVCSAADGPMPQTREHILLARQVGVPAIVVFLNKVDQVDDAELLELVELEVRELLSSYDFPGDDIPIIKGSALAALEDSDKKIGEDSIRELMAAVDAYIPTPERPINLPFLLPIEDVFSISGRGTVVTGRVERGIVKVGEEVEIVGIRATTKTTVTGVEMFRKLLDQGQAGDNIGALIRGVQRDGVERGQILCKPGSVKPHTVFMAEAYILTKEEGGRHTPFFTNYRPQFYFRTTDVTGIVELPEGTEMVMPGDNVTVKVTLINPIAMEEKLRFAIREGGRTVGAGIVASIVE; this is translated from the coding sequence ATGGCAAAGAGCAAGTTTGAGCGCAACAAGCCGCACGTCAACATTGGCACGATCGGTCACGTTGACCATGGCAAGACGTCGCTGACGGCCGCGATCACGAAGTACTTCGGCGAGTACAAGGCCTATGACCAGATCGACGCGGCTCCTGAAGAAAAGGCACGCGGCATCACCATTTCGACGGCGCACGTCGAATATGAGACGACTGCCCGCCACTATGCGCACGTCGACTGCCCCGGCCACGCCGACTATGTGAAGAACATGATCACCGGTGCGGCGCAGATGGACGGCGCGATCCTGGTTTGCTCGGCTGCCGATGGCCCGATGCCGCAGACCCGCGAGCACATCCTGCTCGCCCGTCAGGTCGGCGTTCCGGCAATCGTGGTGTTCCTGAACAAGGTTGACCAGGTCGACGACGCCGAGCTTCTCGAGCTCGTCGAACTGGAAGTGCGCGAACTTCTGTCGTCCTACGACTTCCCGGGCGACGACATTCCGATCATCAAGGGTTCGGCGCTGGCCGCTCTTGAAGATTCGGACAAGAAGATCGGCGAAGATTCGATCCGCGAACTGATGGCCGCTGTCGACGCCTACATCCCGACGCCTGAGCGTCCGATCAACCTGCCGTTCCTGCTGCCGATCGAAGACGTGTTCTCGATCTCGGGCCGTGGTACGGTCGTGACCGGCCGCGTCGAGCGTGGCATCGTCAAGGTTGGCGAAGAAGTCGAGATCGTCGGCATCCGCGCCACCACCAAGACGACGGTGACCGGCGTTGAAATGTTCCGCAAGCTGCTCGACCAGGGTCAGGCCGGCGACAATATCGGCGCTCTGATCCGTGGCGTCCAGCGTGACGGCGTCGAGCGTGGCCAGATCCTGTGCAAGCCGGGTTCGGTCAAGCCGCACACGGTGTTCATGGCAGAAGCCTATATCCTGACGAAGGAAGAAGGCGGTCGTCATACGCCGTTCTTCACCAACTACCGTCCGCAGTTCTACTTCCGCACGACGGACGTGACGGGCATCGTCGAACTTCCGGAAGGCACGGAAATGGTCATGCCTGGCGACAACGTGACCGTTAAGGTGACGCTGATCAACCCGATCGCGATGGAAGAAAAGCTGCGCTTCGCGATCCGCGAAGGCGGCCGCACCGTCGGCGCCGGCATCGTCGCTTCGATCGTCGAGTAA